One window from the genome of Perca flavescens isolate YP-PL-M2 chromosome 17, PFLA_1.0, whole genome shotgun sequence encodes:
- the dlg5a gene encoding disks large homolog 5a isoform X6: MEPKHKELLDQCHQNLLESITDADRLIELLIISGTLSQLDRFELDQNCSSSAEKVDHLLKMLMNKESDHFLDLCVALEKAYPDLYTALFSNNGGGPVDHSTGSTYSVLSTMPSDSESSSSLSSVGSPVNGEASSPPPAINDNRPSGDNLDTILFQLRQVTRERDELRKRLALASPGTTFDDCRPNSKPSHDYERLKSQCMRAMADLQSLQNQHTKTLKRCEEAVKEADFYHMLHSRILGEQTQLKEEMETLRRDDTQLVREHNHLKQSCEELKRLHSQDQKELADLRLQQQQVMREKGSSEVLNKLYDTAMDKLEGVKKEYDALSKRYSEKVANHNTDLSRLEQAEEENRRLQKQMDALLKQRDSAMHYQQQYSTSIRRFDSVQQELNKSSAQNKELQREMERLQSEVTRYKNLQLKAAKDCEKYKEERDSVFNEYRLIMSERDQVIKELDKLQTELEAAEARLKNTSSERVVASEELEALRQELNSSLVDRDRAICERNELLEKYCHEVKDKAEAQKELSQACKDIEMVREERDVARKERTEAIIQRDQLLREYYQARQKQDSATLDMERANKEIEMLRKQYEAMSQELKEATQEAEVAKCRRDWAFQERDKIVAERESIRTLCDNLRRERDRAVSDLADALRNLDDMRKQKNDALRELKELKEKMESQLEKEARFCQLMAHSSHDSAIDTDSLEWETEVVEFEKNRDDMDLKALGFDIAEGVNDPYLPGDCGIFVTRVDKGSIADGRLRVNDWLLKINDMDLTNKDRKQVVKAFLNGGGLINMVVRRRKSLGGRLLTPVHINLVGHQDSGIGLESGVFVTALVQGSPAAREGSLTVGDRLIAINGIALDNKSVTECEALLRSCRDSLSLSLMKFFPHSTSGQNIFESLRESSEKSNGRIHLSEIHSRNSRNLKHNSSTQTDIFCPDVGTTSTSSISGERRKVRGESDEVYSDISKPFSTGSLHATSLRPASDLGTGRYGPSAFQECCPYTKAPSSLPFDPVSASDCITMETTLEKKHSGGTWPKMMVGGMSVAPDNTSPVTAAAQLSIYKSPKQRKSIFDPDTFKRPETPSSKMEYMAANQIAAVAAAATSHSPQPSKTESLSSSSTPTPTPPTPPTRSDSFKFKHKHQSSSASDCTITSDGKGEAAISMAAGERSERERDRNGNHYFLDGKVLTSRKSCDEDIGRTRGEEPEVKRPRPKSAPALRRRMTPQTITLPSFQSYSNDEHSPEPRDMLRSSPSRSHRHSVGFVPTVYNGSLPPNSVHRGLAPCPAVTAVMRNPVYTVRSHRVHTSNCPSVASQICHQHTHTSPQHQGRLSLDLSQQKRTSDYSESSSSRSSRASHGTNSLPSSARLGSSNNVQYRTERIKIPSTPRYPRSMLGSDRGSLSHSECSSPSLITPPHSPLNLETSSFASSQSQGSISTLPRISVSPLPIGERRKDRPYLEEPRNVIVHKGAEPLGISIVGGENGGIFVSKVTGGSIAHQAGLEYGDQLLEYNGINLRNATEQQARLIIGQQCDTITIMAQYNPHMYQLGIHSRSSSRLEPVSTHSTPQGSGAATPDNHSTIDTLSEQDEGTLTPSSKQTTPTTSPNNFIRMPSEGSKKVDEPRLVTVRRPGVEVGVTLCGGNLLGVYIESLDEDSPARGPDGLLPGDIILEYNSVNMKNKTAEEVYVEMLKPAETVTFKVQHRPDDFSTLKDVPGDGFYIRALYDRVGEAEGDLNFKKDDILYVDESLPKGSFGTWMAWQLDENAQQIQRGQIPSKYMMDQEFYRRHSVTEMKEDSSKTLSAAARRSFFRRKQKHKRSSSKDSKEMVALDAISTDSIPFLDDCVSLAYQRVQKVECTSPRPVLILGPLTDAVKEMLVKDSPGKFCRCLLEVMKASQQAIERGVKDCLFIDYKRRSGHFDVTTVASIKEITDKGCHCLLDIAPHAIERLHSVHIYPIVVFVRYKNAKQIKEQKDPVYLRDKVSQKHSKEQFESAQKIEQEYSKFFTGIVQGGTLPYICTQIMTIVDQEQSKVLWTPLGCP, translated from the exons ATGGAGCCAAAGCACAAAGAGTTGCTAGACCAGTGCCACCAGAACTTATTGGAGTCCATAACCGATGCGGACCGACTGATTGAGCTGCTGATTATTTCTGGTACCTTGAGCCAGCTCGATAGGTTTGAACTGGACCAGAACTGTTCGTCCAGCGCCGAGAAAGTAGACCACCTTCTGAAGATGCTGATGAACAAGGAGAGCGACCATTTCCTCGACCTGTGTGTGGCCCTGGAGAAGGCATACCCTGACCTGTATACTGCCCTGTTCAGCAACAACGGCGGAGGACCTGTGGACCACTCCACCG GTTCCACGTACAGCGTTCTCTCCACTATGCCATCTGACTCAGAAAGCAGCAGCTCCCTCAGTAGCGTTG GTTCGCCCGTTAACGGTGAAGCATCCTCCCCACCCCCCGCCATTAACGACAACCGGCCATCCGGTGACAACCTGGACACCATCTTGTTCCAGCTCCGCCAGGTGACCAGGGAGAGGGATGAGCTCCGTAAGCGTCTGGCGTTGGCATCGCCTGGGACCACCTTCGATGACTGCAG GCCAAATTCCAAACCCAGTCATGACTATGAGCGTCTCAAAAGTCAGTGCATGAGGGCCATGGCAGATCTGCAGTCTCTTCAGAACCAGCACACCAAAACGCTCAAGAGGTGCGAGGAGGCTGTAAAAGAGGCTGACTTCTACCA CATGCTGCACAGCCGCATCTTGGGCGAACAGACCCAGCTGAAGGAGGAGATGGAGACACTCAGGAGGGACGACACTCAACTTGTCCGAGAGCACAACCACCTAAAACAGAGCTGTGAGGAGCTCAAACGACTGCACAGTCAGGACCAGAAAGAGTTGGCAGACCTCCGGCTGCAGCAACAGCAG GTAATGAGAGAGAAGGGCTCTTCAGAGGTGTTAAACAAACTGTATGACACAGCTATGGACAAGCTGGAGGGCGTGAAGAAGGAGTATGACGCCCTGAGCAAGCGCTACAGTGAGAAGGTGGCTAACCACAACACAGACCTGAGCCGCCTTGAGCAGGCCGAGGAGGAGAACCGAAGGCTGCAGAAGCAGATGGACGCGCTGCTCAAACAGCGAGACTCGGCCATGCACTACCAGCAGCAGTACTCCACCTCGATAAGGAG GTTTGATTCAGTGCAGCAGGAACTGAACAAGTCCTCGGCGCAGAACAAGGAgctgcagagagagatggagcgcCTGCAGTCGGAGGTGACACGCTACAAGAACTTGCAGCTGAAGGCAGCCAAGGACTGCGAGAAGTACAAGGAGGAGAGGGACTCTGTGTTCAACGAGTATCGTCTCATCATGAGTGAGAGGGACCAGGTGATCAAGGAGCTGGACAAGTTGCAGACAGAACTGGAGGCAGCCGAGGCCCGACTGAAAAACACCTCTTCAGAGAGAGTGGTTGCCAGTGAAGAGTTGGAGGCACTCCGGCAG GAGTTAAACTCGTCACTGGTGGACCGCGACAGGGCCATCTGCGAGAGGAACGAGCTGCTGGAGAAGTACTGCCACGAGGTGAAGGATAAGGCCGAGGCTCAGAAGGAGCTGAGTCAGGCCTGCAAGGACATCGAGATGGTACGGGAGGAGAGGGACGTGGCCCGCAAAGAGAGGACGGAGGCCATCATTCAAAGGGATCAGTTGCTCCGAGAGTACTATCAGGCCAGACAG AAACAAGACTCGGCCACCCTGGACATGGAACGAGCCAATAAGGAGATTGAGATGCTGAGGAAACAGTATGAGGCCATGTCCCAGGAACTGAAGGAGGCCACGCAGGAGGCGGAGGTGGCCAAATGTCGACGGGACTGGGCCTTTCAAGAGAGGGACAAAATAGtggcagagagggagagcatAAG GACTCTGTGTGATAACCTACGGCGGGAGAGGGACCGGGCAGTCAGCGATCTGGCCGATGCCCTGCGTAATCTCGACGATATGAGGAAACAGAAGAATGATGCGTTGCGAGAGCTCAAAGAACTAAA AGAGAAGATGGAGAGCCAGCTGGAGAAGGAGGCCCGGTTCTGTCAGCTAATGGCCCACAGCTCTCACGACTCAGCCATCGACACAGACTCCCTGGAGTGGGAGACAGAGGTGGTGGAGTTTGAGAAAAACAGG GACGACATGGATTTAAAGGCACTTGGGTTTGATATCGCTGAGGGGGTAAATGATCCGTATTTACCAGGAGATTGTGGTATATTTGTTACAAGAGTGGACAAAGGAAGTATCGCAGATGGAAGGTTAAG AGTGAATGATTGGTTGTTGAAGATTAATGACATGGACCTGACCAATAAGGACAGAAAGCAGGTGGTGAAGGCCTTCCTTAATGGTGGCGGATTGATCAACATGGTAGTacgaagaaggaagtctctgggAGGAAGGCTCCTCACTCCTGTCCACATCAACCTCGTGGGACACCAAG ACAGTGGTATTGGTCTGGAGAGCGGTGTGTTTGTCACTGCCCTTGTCCAGGGCAGTCCAGCAGCCAGGGAAGGCTCTCTCACAGTTGGAGACAGACTTATCGCT ATAAATGGCATTGCTCTGGATAACAAATCTGTGACAGAGTGTGAGGCTCTGTTGAGGAGCTGCAGGGACTCTCTTAGCCTCTCTCTCATGAAG TTCTTCCCTCACAGCACGTCAGGCCAGAACATCTTTGAGAGTCTGCGTGAGTCTTCAGAGAAGTCCAATGGGCGCATTCACCTGTCTGAGATTCACTCCCGGAACAGCCGCaacctgaaacacaacagctcGACACAGACTGACATATTCTGCCCTGATGTTGGAACCACCAGCACAAGTAGCATCTCTGGGGAGAGGAGGAAGGTCAGAGGAGAATCTGATGAGGTGTACAGTGACATCAGCAAGCCGTTCTCCACGGGGTCCCTCCATGCTACTAGCCTTCGGCCGGCCTCTGACTTGGGCACTGGCCGCTATGGCCCCAGTGCTTTCCAAGAGTGCTGTCCCTACACAAAGGCGCCTTCCTCCTTGCCCTTTGACCCTGTCTCTGCCTCAGACTGCATCACAATGGAGACAACCCTGGAGAAGAAGCACAGTGGGGGCACATGGCCCAAGATGATGGTGGGAGGTATGTCGGTTGCACCAGATAACACCAGTCCAGTCACAGCAGCAGCCCAGCTCTCCATCTACAAATCGCCCAAGCAGAGGAAGTCCATCTTCGACCCAGACACTTTCAAACGCCCCGAAACACCTTCCTCTAAGATGGAGTACatggcagccaatcagattgcaGCAGTGGCCGCCGCTGCAACTTCCCACTCCCCGCAGCCTTCGAAGACAgagtccctctcctcctcatcaacCCCTACCCCAACCCCTCCAACCCCACCCACTCGCAGTGACTCCTTCAAGTTCAAACACAAACATCAAAGCAgctctgcctctgactgcaCGATCACCTCAGACGGCAAGGGAGAGGCTGCCATCTCCATGGCGGCGGGAGAGAGAAGCGAGCGAGAAAGAGACAGGAATGGAAACCACTATTTCCTGGACGGCAAGGTCCTGACCTCGAGGAAGTCATGCGATGAGGACATCGGCCGAACCAGAGGGGAGGAGCCAGAGGTGAAGAGGCCGCGCCCCAAATCTGCCCCCGCCCTTCGACGGAGGATGACCCCCCAGACCATCACTCTTCCCTCCTTCCAA AGCTACTCTAACGATGAGCATTCACCAGAGCCCAGGGACATGCTGCGTTCCTCCCCCAGCCGCTCCCATAGGCACAGCGTCGGCTTTGTCCCCACAGTCTACAATGGCTCACTACCTCCTA ATTCAGTCCACCGGGGTCTGGCTCCTTGCCCCGCTGTGACAGCCGTGATGAGGAATCCAGTGTACACCGTGCGCAGTCACCGTGTTCATACCAGCAACTGTCCATCTGTCGCCTCCCAGATATGTCACCAGCACACCCACACCAG cCCACAACACCAGGGTCGTCTGAGCCTGGACCTGAGCCAGCAGAAGCGCACAAGTGACTACTCTGAATCCTCATCGTCACGCAGCAGCAGAGCTTCACACGGTACAAACTCACTGCCCTCCAGCGCACGACTCG GTTCCTCCAATAATGTCCAGTACCGCACAGAGAGGATCAAAATCCCTTCCACTCCCCGCTACCCTCGCTCCATGCTGGGGTCAGACAGAG GCTCCCTCTCACACTCTGAGTGTAGCAGTCCCAGTCTCATCACACCTCCGCATTCGCCACTCAATCTGGAGACTTCCTCGTTTGccagcagccaatcacaagGCTCCATTTCCACTTTACCTCGGATCTCAGTCAGCCCTTTGCCAATAGGGGAGCGCAGGAAAGACAG GCCATACTTGGAGGAGCCCCGCAATGTAATTGTGCACAAAGGCGCGGAGCCTCTGGGCATCTCCATCGTCGGTGGGGAGAACGGAGGGATCTTTGTTTCTAAAGTTACTGGAGGTAGCATCGCCCACCAGGCAGGATTGGAGTATGGAGACCAATTACTGGAG TATAACGGCATCAACCTGCGGAACGCTACGGAGCAGCAAGCTCGACTCATCATCGGCCAGCAGTGTGACACCATCACCATTATGGCCCAGTACAACCCACACATGTACCAGCTGGGCATCCACTCCCGCTCCAG CTCCCGCTTGGAGCCAGTCAGTACTCACTCGACTCCCCAGGGGAGCGGAGCCGCCACCCCCGACAATCACTCCACCATCGATACACTCAGCGAACAGGACGAGGGCACGCTCACTCCTTCCTCCAAACAGACCACACCCACTACAAGTCCCAACAATTTCATCAG AATGCCGTCTGAGGGCAGCAAGAAGGTGGATGAGCCGAGGCTTGTGACGGTGCGCAGGCCTGGGGTGGAGGTGGGAGTGACACTCTGCGGAGGGAACCTACTGGGCGTTTACATAGAGAGCCTGGATGAGGACAGTCCAGCCAGAGGCCCTGATGGGCTGCTTCCTGGGGACATCATTCTGGAG TACAACTCGGTGAATATGAAGAATAAGACGGCAGAAGAGGTTTACGTCGAGATGCTGAAGCCTGCAGAGACGGTCACATTCAAGGTGCAGCATCGGCCAGATGACTTCAGCACACTCAAAGATGTTCCAGGAGATGGCTTTTATATTAG AGCACTTTACGACCGGGTGGGGGAGGCTGAGGGGGACCTCAATTTCAAGAAGGATGACATCCTGTACGTGGATGAGTCTTTACCAAAGGGCAGCTTCGGGACATGGATGGCCTGGCAGCTAGATGAGAATGCACAGCAGATCCAGAGGGGGCAGATCCCCAGCAAGTACAT gatgGACCAAGAGTTTTACCGCAGACACAGTGTGACCGAAATGAAGGAAGACTCCAGTAAGACTCTCTCTGCAGCGGCCCGCAGATCCTTCTTCAGgagaaaacagaaacacaaacgcaGCAGCTCCAAAGACAGCAAAGAGATGGTGGCTCTGGACGCCATCAGCACAGACTCCATCCCCTTCCTTGATG ACTGTGTGAGCCTGGCATACCAGCGGGTCCAGAAGGTGGAGTGCACGTCTCCCCGACCGGTACTCATCCTTGGGCCGCTCACTGACGCCGTCAAGGAGATGCTGGTCAAAGATTCTCCTGGGAAgttctgcagatgtttactgG AGGTGATGAAGGCATCCCAGCAAGCCATCGAGCGGGGCGTCAAAGACTGCCTCTTCATCGACTACAAGCGCAGGAGTGGCCATTTTGACGTGACCACTGTTGCTTCTATAAAGGAAATAACCGATAAG ggcTGTCACTGTTTGCTCGACATTGCCCCGCACGCCATCGAAAGGCTCCACAGCGTTCACATTTATCCAATTGTTGTCTTCGTCCGTTACAAAAACGCAAAGCAGATCAA ggAGCAGAAAGATCCGGTTTATCTGCGGGATAAAGTCTCTCAAAAACATTCCAAGGAGCAATTTGAAAGTGCACAGAAGATAGAGCAAGAGTACAGCAAATTCTTCACAG GTATTGTCCAAGGCGGCACCCTGCCTTACATTTGCACTCAGATCATGACTATAGTTGATCAAGAACAAAGTAAAGTCCTGTGGACTCCACTCGGCTGCCCCTAG